The Candidatus Zymogenus saltonus region GATTCGAGAGCGGCGGGGGGGTCGGGCCGATACCATTGGCAATAGAGACCTTTTTGAAAAATTCGATTGACCCGTCGGGATTTTTGCTACAACAAAAACAGGGAGTTGAGATCAATAAGGTTAATACTTTTACAGCAGAAACCCTTGATGAGATTTAACTGACCCGTCGGGATTTTTGCTACAACAAAAACAGGGAGTTGAGGTCAATAAGGTTAATACTTTTACAGCAGAAATCCTTGATGAGATTTAACTGACCTGTCGGGATTTTTGCCCAATAAAAATAGAGGGTTGAGGTCAATAAGGTTAATACTTTTATAGCAGAAATCCTTGATGAGATTTAACTGACCTGTCGGGATTTTTGCCCAATAAAAATAGAGGGTTGGGGAAAGAGCGGCTTTTGTTAAAAACCGAAGGATAAACGAATTTTTATTGTTATATAATATCATATGAACAAAATATCATTTTCCACCGTTAAAAGCTTTAATACCGTTTAGGATCTCAAAATCCCTTAGAACCAATTTATATGCATCTTAGATGAAATAGAATATCCACAAATAACTTCAATAGAGGTGAGATTTATGAAAAAGACTATTTTATTCCTTATCACTGTGGCCCTGATTTCCACACTCGCTTTGGCGGGGTGCGATAAGCTCTTGGGCATAATCGGACTTGAGAAAAAGAAGGCGGATACGCCCCCCACTGGCGAGGTTCAGCCTCCCCAGCCGGGAGCTCCGGGAGGAGTCACTCCTGCTCCGGCACCTATGCCGGCGCCTTCGACATCCCCGGACATGGTAGCCGCGTCCGTAAACGGAAAATATTACAACCTCCTAAGAACAATCTACGTCCCCTCCGACCAGAACAGCTACGGAAACTTCTACGAGTGGGGCTACTGGAACGGTTCGTCATGGAAGGGACACACAAACCTCCCGCCCGGATACTGGGTCTATGTCTATCCGAACTGGTACATCTGGGGAAGCAGGAGATAGACGGTTAAAGGGGGGTTGGGGTAAGGGCCTCAACCCCCTTTGGTTTTAATAGCCAATATCAAAGGAAAATAGCAGATGAACACATTGAGACTTTTTGTTAAATCTCTTCTCTTCCTTGCAATCACCGCATTTTTCAGCACAAACGTATTGGGCACAAGCGCCTTTGCCGTAACGGAGAGCGGTTACCTGTCAGGCCCTAACAAATTCCAGACGTTTACCGTCAACGCCGGAGACGTCGATTTCGTTGAGGTGACCTTCACCTTCCCCAAGGACGGCTGGGATTTTTACGTGAAGATAGAGGGGAGGGACGAGAGGAAGGTCCTGGGGAATATTAAGCTCAAGACCACAAACAAGATCCACCTCGGCGGCGGCGGGACATTCTACGTCACTATATATACGAACGGGATGGGGGGAAACTGGACCGCCACATACGACCTTAACGCCGGACTCCCCGACTCGAGGATGACCGGAAACGGTAAATACCACAACCTCCTCTATGTCCTCTACCTCCCCGACGAGAGGGAGAGCTACGGCGAATACTACGAGGAGGGATACTACACCGGCTCCTACTACCAGGGATACGACAACCTCCCCCCCGGATATTGGGTCTACCTTTACCCCTACTGGTATATCTGGGGCAACCAAAGGTAACGATTTGACAACAGCGTATAGATAAATCTAATCCCCATTTCAGCGTTATGATATTAAGTTTTTAATGGGAGGTCTACCATGAATAAAAAGATAGTTGGGACGGTCTTTGTGCTTGTTCTATTCCTCTTTGGATTTCAGGAGTGCCCGTTGCCCGGCCCCATAGCATCCTCGCCGCAGCCGGGTGTGGAAAAGGCGTCGGTCAACGGCAAGTACTCGGACCTTACAAACGTCATAGACGTACCGGACGACAGGAACAAGTACGGCGATTTCTACGAGCTGGGATACAAAGAATGGCGTAAATACAAAGACTACAAAGACCTCGAGTACGGCTACTGGGTCTACGTCTATCCGAGCTGGTACATCTGGAAGAAGAAGACGTCCGACGAGGAAGGCCCTATCTACGATAAGGCGTCAATTGACAGCAAGTATAGGGGATTGTTGAAGACCCTCAACGTTCCGGACGACAGGTACAGCTACAAGGATCTCTACGAGGGCGGTTACAGAACCACCTCCTCCTACAGGGGGAATTACAACCTCCCCAAGGGGTACTGGGTCTACCTCTATCCCTATTGGTATATCTGGGAGAACAAAACCGGGGACGAAGACTCCGGCTCCACCGACGAAGACAGGGCGAACGTCAACAACAAGTACAACAGGCTCCTTAAGACCATCTACGCCCCTAATGACAAAAACAGCTTCAGGGACCTTTATGAGTGGGGGTACAGAACGGTTTCATCCTACAGGGGAAACTACAACCTCCCCAGGGGGTACTGGGTCTACTCGTTTCCATACTGGTACATCTGGGAGAGCGAGTCGGGATCTTCCTCACCCGATGAGCCTTCTATAAACAAAGAAGGAGCCTCGTTTAACGGGAGATACGGGAATCTGAAGAGGACCCTGTACGTCCCCGACGACAGAGACAAGCACGGGACGAGCAAGGAATTCGGCTACATGACAAACAGCACCTACTACTCCTTTTCGGGAATTCCAAGCGGGTACTGGGTTTACTACTACCCATACATGTACATATGGGGAAGGGTGCAAAAGCCGGGCCACAATGACGAGAGAAAAGCCTCCTTCAGCGGAAAGTACGGGAACATAAGGGAGGCCCTTTTCGTGCCCAAGGACGAGGAAAAACACGGCAAGAGCAAGGAGTTCGGATACAGGGAGACGGAAAATTATTACGAATTCAGAAACCTCCCCCCGGGCTATTGGGTCTATTACTACCCCTACATGTATATCTGGGGGAGCAAGGAAGGCGAAAAGCCGGATTCGGGCTGGAACGTCTGGGACGACGGGTCGGGGTCCGAGCCCCAGCTGGATAGAGAAGGGGCGTCCTTTAACGGCAAATACAGCAACCTGAGAAAGTCGATGTACATCCCTGACGACAGGAAAAAACACGGCAACAGCAAGGAGTTCGGATACAGGGAGACCAGGGAATACTACGACTTCTCGAATCTCCCCCCGGGCTACTGGGTCTATTACTACCCCTACATGTGCATCTGGGGGAGCAAGGAAGGTGAAAAGCCGGATTCGGGCTGGAACGTCTGGGGCGACGGGTCGGGATCCGAGCCCCAGCTGGATAGAGAGGGGGCGTCCTTTAACGGGAAATACAGCAACCTGAGAAAGTCGATGTACATCCCCGATGACAAGAAAAAACACGGCAACAGCAAGGAGTTCGGATACAGGGAGACCAGGGAATACTACGACTTCTCGAATCTACCCCCGGGCTACTGGGTCTATTACTACCCCTACATGTGTATCTGGGGGAGCAAGGAGGGTGAAAAGCCGGATTCGGGCTGGAACGTCTGGGGCGACGGGTCGGGATCCAAGCCCCAGCTGGATAGAGAGGGGTCGTCCTTTAGCGGCAAATACAGCAACCTGAGAAAGTCGATGTACATCCCCGATGACAAGAAAAAGCACGGCAACAGCAAGGAGTTCGGATACAGGGAGACCAGAAAATACTACGACTTCTCGAATCTACCCCCGGGCTACTGGGTCTATTACTACCCCTACATGTGCATCTGGGGGAACAAGAGGAAATAGAACGGCTCACGCGATTGTTGTGCGGCCGGCTTGAAGGGTAGAGCGCTTTTCCTTTTCCTCCTTCTTTGAGACGTAATTAGTTCGGTGGGGAGGAAGAGTTGAATTTCGCCAACGGTGGGGTAAAAAAGCCGCCGCCCGCGACCGGGGGCCGAGGCAAATTTAATCTGAGATCAAACAATGAAGGGGTGGATTGAAGTCCGCCCCTTTTTTACAGATCGGCCTTTTTGCCCTTTTGCCTTTTTGATATGAAAGGCTATTTGTACCAGTCCTCCTTAGGCTTGTAAGACGTAAGGAGCTTCCCCTTCATCCCCCCCCGCTCAAGGGCGAGCTCGACAAGCCTCCCCACAAGCTCGGTGTACGGAATACCGGTCGCCTCCCAGAGCTTCGGGTACATGGAGATCGACGTGAAGCCGGGCATGGTGTTTATCTCGTTCAAGAATATCTCGTGATTTTTTCTCGTCACCAGAAAGTCGACCCGGGCGAGCCCCGCTCCGTCAACGGCCTTGAACGCCTCGATCGCCATCTCCCTGACCTTCTTCGACACACCCTCCGGCAGATCGGCCGGGATCTTCTCCTTCGATTTTCCGTCCACGTATTTCGCGTCGTAGTCGTAGAACTCGTTTGACGGGATGATCTCCCCCGGGACGGAGGCTGTCGGGTCGTCGTTTCCGAGGATCGAGACCTCGATCTCCATGGCGTCGGCAATTCCCGCCTCGACGATCAACTTCCTGTCGTATTCCGCCGCCGCGGGGACGGCGTCCGAGAGCTCATTTCTGTCGTGAACCTTGAAGACCCCCACGGAAGATCCCATATTCGCCGGCTTGACGAAGACGGGGTAGCCTATTTTATCCTCTATCTCCCTTACAACGGAGTCCTCATCGTTCTCCCACCTCCCGGACGAAAACCAGACGCAGTCGGCGACGTTCAGCCCCCTCGCCTTGAAAAGCTCCTTGGAGACGGCCTTGTCCATCGCAAGGGAGGAGGCCAGGACGCCGCACCCCACGTACGGGACCCCGCTCAGCTCCAGAAGCCCCTGTACCGTCCCGTCCTCTCCGAAGGGCCCGTGGAGAACGGGAAAGGCCACGTCCAGCATCACCTCTTCCCTCCCCTCGTTCCACCTTAAAAGCCCCCCCTCCGCGTCCGGGAGGAGGACCGCTGGGTGGACCTCTCCGAAAGACTCCTTTCCTTTTAGGAAATCCATGACCCCGTCCCCGGTGTACCACCGCCCCTCCTTGGATATACCGATTGGTACTACCTCGAAGCCGGAGGCTACGAGGGCGCCGATGACCGATGTGGCCGACACCAGCGACACCTCGTGCTCGCCCGACCTCCCGCCGAAAAGAACGCCCGTCTTCAACTTTTCCACGTATCTTCTCACAAAAAAATTTGAAAAAATCCGCCGCCGCCAGTATGACAGATAGTATGACACCCTCTCCACATAAACGTTCCCGGACAGCGCTGTTTTCTATCTACCACTTCCGTAATCTTTTGTCAACGCTCCATGGGATAATAAATAAACAAAAAGGGCCCCGACCGTGCGGGGTCCCCGTGGTTAAAATTTGTTAAAAAGTTATTAAAGGTTTGGCCTCCCGCTAAAAGCTGAAGTTTATCCCGCCGTAGAAGTACCTCCCGGAGAGGGGCCTGTCGAAGTACCCGTCGAAGACAGAACCAAATGGATCTGTGTATCCTCCGAAGTCGGAGTGGTATTCACCGGTGACGTTATTGACCCCCGTGAAGACCTCGACGTCGTACTTGTCCTTGATGGTGTACGTGTACCCGACCCTCATATCCATGACGAAGGAGTTATCGAGTCTCTTTTGGATGTTGTTGTAATCCCCGTCCCTGATCCTCTTGCTGGCGTACCTGCAGTCCATGTTGTAGGCAAATCCCTCGTAATCGACGCCAAAGCCGAAGTTTACGGTGTGCTTCGGGACGTAGGGCAGGGTTTTCCCCTTCAAGTCCCATGTGTCAAAATAGGCGTCCTGAAAGGCCCAGGCGGTATAGAGGCTAAGCCAGTCCACGGGCTTTGCCACAACCTTGAGCTCCAGTCCCCTGTGCACCGTCTTCGGGAAGTTCACGTTGCTGACCCTGCCGGCGCCAAAGGCCGTGGGGTCTACGTAGATCTCGTTTTTGATGTTCATCC contains the following coding sequences:
- a CDS encoding D-alanine--D-alanine ligase; this translates as MEKLKTGVLFGGRSGEHEVSLVSATSVIGALVASGFEVVPIGISKEGRWYTGDGVMDFLKGKESFGEVHPAVLLPDAEGGLLRWNEGREEVMLDVAFPVLHGPFGEDGTVQGLLELSGVPYVGCGVLASSLAMDKAVSKELFKARGLNVADCVWFSSGRWENDEDSVVREIEDKIGYPVFVKPANMGSSVGVFKVHDRNELSDAVPAAAEYDRKLIVEAGIADAMEIEVSILGNDDPTASVPGEIIPSNEFYDYDAKYVDGKSKEKIPADLPEGVSKKVREMAIEAFKAVDGAGLARVDFLVTRKNHEIFLNEINTMPGFTSISMYPKLWEATGIPYTELVGRLVELALERGGMKGKLLTSYKPKEDWYK